A window of Hemibagrus wyckioides isolate EC202008001 linkage group LG03, SWU_Hwy_1.0, whole genome shotgun sequence contains these coding sequences:
- the gabrg1 gene encoding gamma-aminobutyric acid receptor subunit gamma-1 produces MMAVLHPRRRRDALVWLLPGLLGVCMAFGPSKAEEEDYEDVPINKTWVLSPKVYDSDVTLILNKLLQGYDNKLRPDIGVRPTVIETAVYVNSIGPVDPINMEYTIDIFFAQTWYDSRLKFNSSMKLLMLNSNMVGKIWIPDTFFRNSRKSDAHWITTPNRLLRLWSNGRVMYTLRLTINAECYLKLHNFPMDEHSCPLEFSSYGYPKNEIQYRWQRRAVEVADQRYWRLYQFAFVGLRNTTDVAHTQSGEYVIMTIFFDLSRRMGYFTIQTYIPCSMIVVLSWVSFWINKDAVPARTSLGITTVLTMTTLSTISRKSLPKVSYVTAMDLFVSVCFIFTFAALMEYGTLHYFTGNRQNKKTKSSSAPKSSMTNIRPGTSLLQMNNIAPYHDDDDYTYECLDGKDCTSFFCCFDDCRSGAWRENRMHVHVSKIDSYSRIFFPTAFGLFNLVYWIGYLYLI; encoded by the exons ATGATGGCTGTGCTGCATCCCCGCCGGAGGAGAGATGCGCTGGTCTGGCTGCTGCCTGGATTGCTCGGAGTGTG CATGGCTTTTGGACCCAGTAAAGCTGAGGAGGAAGATTACGAGGATGTTCCCATAAATAAAACTTGGGTTTTATCCCCAAAGGTTTATGACAGTGACGTCACCCTCATCCTGAATAAATTACTGCAGGGCTATGACAACAAACTTCGACCAGACATCGGAG TAAGACCCACTGTCATTGAGACAGCCGTGTACGTGAACAGCATAGGCCCAGTGGATCCCATCAACATG GAGTACACCATAGACATCTTCTTCGCTCAGACATGGTATGACAGCCGGCTCAAGTTTAACAGCAGCATGAAGCTCCTGATGCTAAACAGCAACATGGTGGGAAAGATCTGGATCCCTGATACGTTTTTTCGCAACTCCCGCAAATCTGACGCCCACTGGATCACTACTCCTAACCGGCTTCTGCGCCTCTGGAGCAATGGACGTGTAATGTACACTCTGAG GTTGACTATTAATGCGGAATGCTACCTTAAGCTGCATAACTTTCCTATGGATGAACATTCGTGTCCGCTGGAGTTTTCAAGCT aCGGGTATCCAAAAAACGAGATCCAGTATAGATGGCAGCGTCGTGCTGTTGAGGTAGCTGACCAACGCTACTGGAGACTTTACCAGTTTGCCTTTGTTGGTCTGCGCAACACGACTGATGTGGCACATACTCAGTCTG GAGAGTATGTGATTATGACAATCTTCTTTGATCTGAGCCGAAGAATGGGATACTTCACTATCCAGACCTATATCCCGTGCAGCATGATTGTAGTGCTGTCCTGGGTTTCCTTCTGGATCAACAAAGACGCTGTGCCTGCCCGAACATCTTTAG GTATCACAACTGTCCTTACTATGACAACCCTAAGCACCATATCCAGGAAGTCATTGCCGAAAGTGTCTTATGTGACAGCCATGgatttgtttgtgtctgtctgcttCATCTTCACCTTTGCTGCACTTATGGAGTATGGAACACTGCACTACTTCACCGGTAACCGTCAGAACAAGAAAACCAAGTCGAGCAGTGCGCCG AAATCAAGCATGACGAACATCAGACCAGGGACGTCTCTTCTCCAGATGAACAACATCGCACCCTAtcacgatgatgatgattacacaTACGAGTGTTTGGATGGGAAAGACTGCACAAGTTTTTTCTGCTGCTTTGATGATTGTCGCTCAGGGGCATGGCGTGAAAACAGGATGCATGTTCATGTGTCCAAAATTGACTCCTACTCCCGAATATTCTTCCCAACAGCTTTTGGCCTCTTCAACCTCGTGTACTGGATTGGGTACCTCTATCTCATATAA